One window of Phycisphaeraceae bacterium genomic DNA carries:
- a CDS encoding GxxExxY protein, with amino-acid sequence MSYHRHGNRPYDNRGNDRGYDRDRGGDRGGHYRGGGGGGHYQKRRGIPLSELDSGLTDISRRVIGCAIEVHMELGPGFPENIYRQALLIELQKAEIKYKQNHDIAVFYDDKEIGKITVDLLIEDKFVLGVLARPGDVHIGDRREVMAQLRELDLDLGLLINFGERRLKDGLVRVLNMEKIRAMREDQDGEGGDDADHDDDVEVTDDDE; translated from the coding sequence ATGTCCTACCACCGCCATGGCAATCGACCATACGACAATCGCGGGAACGATCGAGGCTACGACCGCGACCGCGGCGGTGATCGCGGAGGGCACTATCGCGGCGGCGGCGGTGGTGGCCATTATCAGAAGCGGCGTGGCATCCCCCTCTCCGAACTCGATTCGGGGTTGACAGACATCAGTCGTCGCGTCATTGGTTGCGCGATTGAAGTCCACATGGAACTTGGACCCGGATTCCCGGAAAATATCTACCGCCAGGCGCTGCTGATCGAACTGCAGAAGGCGGAGATCAAGTACAAGCAGAACCATGACATCGCTGTGTTCTACGACGATAAGGAGATCGGAAAGATCACAGTTGACCTGCTGATTGAGGATAAGTTTGTGCTTGGCGTGCTTGCGCGTCCCGGCGATGTCCACATCGGTGATCGCCGCGAAGTCATGGCGCAACTGCGTGAGCTTGATCTTGATCTTGGGTTGCTTATCAACTTCGGCGAGCGTCGCCTGAAGGACGGGCTTGTCCGTGTGCTGAACATGGAGAAAATCCGTGCGATGCGCGAGGATCAGGACGGCGAAGGCGGCGACGACGCGGACCATGACGACGATGTCGAGGTAACCGACGACGACGAGTGA